Proteins encoded in a region of the Cupriavidus pauculus genome:
- a CDS encoding MFS transporter — MSDSTTVPTDSVSRATRGTMALFFVNGATFATWGVHIPTIKARFELSDAMLSFAMLAVAGGAIVAMGPVGRWVARVGSARASMLSGLAYALATVAILAMPTFVLLLPALLLFGMCNAAFDVGMNAQAATVEASRTRPVMSALHGMFSLGGMAGASFGGLMLSLGVAPLAHAAMTAALTATVAVVTLPGLLADHPVMPSAAHHREHATRALWLLGLMAFLGLIGEGAMYDWTSVYMRDVAASPPDWVSFGYAAFSGGMACGRFGGDWLRARLGDGPTLTASAWTGFAGIVLALLLPIPIAALGGFCLMGLGAANMVPIFFVAASRLPGVAPAEAIARVARFAYVGLLLGPVLIGGAAHLTNLRIGLALVALTMGWIALFGARAARRYLTAAPSASGA, encoded by the coding sequence ATGTCCGATTCCACTACCGTACCGACTGATTCCGTCTCCCGCGCCACGCGCGGCACCATGGCCCTGTTCTTCGTCAACGGCGCGACCTTCGCGACGTGGGGCGTTCATATTCCGACCATCAAGGCCCGCTTCGAACTGTCCGACGCGATGCTGTCGTTCGCGATGCTCGCGGTCGCGGGTGGCGCCATTGTCGCAATGGGGCCGGTCGGCCGCTGGGTTGCCCGCGTCGGCAGCGCGCGCGCCTCGATGCTCAGCGGGCTCGCCTACGCCCTGGCGACCGTCGCCATCCTGGCCATGCCCACGTTCGTCCTGCTGCTGCCCGCGCTGCTGCTGTTCGGCATGTGCAATGCAGCCTTCGACGTCGGCATGAACGCGCAGGCGGCCACGGTAGAAGCGAGCCGCACGCGGCCCGTGATGTCGGCGCTGCACGGCATGTTCAGCCTCGGCGGCATGGCCGGGGCCTCGTTCGGCGGACTGATGCTGTCGCTGGGCGTCGCGCCGCTCGCGCACGCGGCGATGACGGCCGCGCTGACGGCCACCGTGGCCGTGGTCACGCTGCCCGGCCTGCTCGCCGATCATCCGGTCATGCCGTCCGCGGCCCATCATCGCGAGCATGCGACGCGCGCGCTCTGGCTGCTCGGGCTGATGGCCTTCCTCGGCCTGATCGGCGAGGGCGCGATGTACGACTGGACCAGCGTGTACATGCGCGACGTCGCGGCGTCGCCGCCCGACTGGGTCAGCTTCGGCTATGCGGCGTTCTCGGGCGGCATGGCCTGCGGGCGCTTCGGCGGCGACTGGCTGCGCGCGCGGCTCGGCGACGGCCCTACGCTCACGGCCAGCGCGTGGACGGGCTTTGCCGGCATCGTGCTGGCCCTGCTGCTGCCCATACCCATCGCAGCGCTGGGCGGCTTCTGCCTGATGGGGCTCGGCGCCGCGAACATGGTGCCGATCTTCTTCGTGGCCGCCTCGCGGCTGCCCGGCGTGGCGCCGGCCGAGGCCATCGCGCGCGTGGCGCGCTTCGCGTACGTCGGCCTGCTGCTCGGGCCTGTGCTGATCGGCGGCGCGGCGCACCTGACGAACCTGCGCATCGGCCTCGCGCTGGTGGCGCTGACCATGGGCTGGATCGCACTGTTCGGCGCGCGCGCCGCGCGGCGTTACCTGACCGCGGCGCCCTCGGCCAGCGGCGCCTGA
- a CDS encoding MFS transporter has protein sequence MTQSAPSPQNAYSRPLPSPRTLVWTLGLTEVISWGTLYFSFTVLIDPMQAALGFSKPFLAGGFSLGLLVWALCSFAVGRLLDRVPAHRVMCGGSVLAGIGLLLWAWSPSETMFLLMWIPLGVAMASTLYEPAFVVLRQAFGDGYQKPIVHVTLMAGLASTVFIPLAQWLVLHVGWRPTLIGFAAMNLLVCAPMHARLLRYTIHPTYHAVQPATPLEGAATGANAGIARGTLREPVFWAVVIAFTATAVIASLLGAHLIPMLNEKGLPLAEQLIVAALIGPAQVAGRLVMTQLPVRQPIRLSLPTYTVLGIGLACLAVGKGGWLMLAAVLYGCANGVNTMLRAMAMPELISRHHYATLNGLMMTPVLLAQAVAPWLGALMWRAADGYWLMLWTMVLLAFAGLGAFVFALRRRGLLHATATAL, from the coding sequence TCTCCGCAGAACGCGTATAGCCGGCCTTTACCCTCCCCCCGGACGCTCGTCTGGACCCTCGGCCTGACCGAAGTCATCAGCTGGGGCACGCTCTACTTCTCCTTCACCGTACTCATCGATCCGATGCAGGCCGCGCTCGGCTTCAGCAAGCCGTTCCTCGCGGGCGGCTTCTCGCTTGGGCTGCTGGTCTGGGCGCTGTGCTCGTTCGCGGTGGGCCGATTGCTCGATCGCGTGCCCGCGCATCGCGTGATGTGCGGCGGCTCGGTGCTCGCGGGCATCGGCCTGCTGCTCTGGGCGTGGAGCCCGTCGGAGACGATGTTCCTGCTGATGTGGATCCCGCTCGGCGTGGCCATGGCCTCCACGCTGTACGAACCCGCGTTCGTGGTGCTGCGGCAGGCGTTCGGCGACGGGTATCAGAAGCCGATCGTGCACGTGACGCTGATGGCCGGGCTGGCGAGTACCGTGTTTATTCCGCTCGCCCAATGGCTCGTGCTCCATGTGGGCTGGCGGCCCACGCTGATCGGCTTTGCGGCGATGAACCTGCTGGTCTGCGCGCCGATGCATGCGCGGCTGCTGCGCTATACGATCCATCCGACCTACCACGCGGTGCAACCGGCCACGCCGCTCGAGGGCGCCGCGACGGGCGCCAATGCGGGCATCGCGCGCGGCACGCTGCGCGAGCCCGTGTTCTGGGCCGTGGTGATCGCGTTCACCGCTACCGCGGTCATCGCCTCGCTGCTGGGCGCGCACCTGATTCCGATGCTCAACGAGAAAGGCCTGCCGCTGGCCGAGCAGTTGATCGTGGCCGCGCTGATCGGTCCCGCGCAGGTCGCGGGCCGGCTCGTGATGACGCAGTTGCCGGTCCGGCAGCCCATCCGGCTCTCGCTGCCGACCTATACGGTGCTCGGCATCGGCCTGGCCTGCCTCGCGGTCGGCAAGGGCGGCTGGCTCATGCTGGCCGCCGTGCTCTATGGCTGCGCCAACGGCGTCAATACGATGCTGCGCGCGATGGCGATGCCCGAGCTGATCTCGCGCCATCACTACGCCACGCTCAATGGCCTGATGATGACGCCGGTGCTGCTCGCGCAGGCCGTGGCGCCATGGCTTGGCGCGTTGATGTGGCGCGCGGCGGACGGATACTGGCTCATGCTCTGGACGATGGTGCTGCTGGCCTTCGCGGGCCTCGGCGCGTTCGTCTTTGCGTTGCGGCGGCGGGGCCTGCTGCACGCGACAGCCACGGCATTGTGA
- a CDS encoding Eco57I restriction-modification methylase domain-containing protein — protein sequence MMLRTEQDLVSVCHALIGDDSGLSAAERRLVKGVEAVDNKAVQALRRQIARGADPLGEAFASIRSADDRRAAGAVYTPQPIVDAMMAWLATQGTPVRIVDPGAGSGRFILAAGQMFPGAELVAVEMDPLAALMLRANAAAHGWAGRVSVLVKDYRKVKLPRVDGMTAFIGNPPYVRHHDIGEAWKAWYAERFASLGIKASALAGLHLHFFLQTRLLAHEGDVGAFITSAEWMDVNYGSALRKLLIDELGGTALHVLAPTIEAFPGTATTAAITCFRVGEHAEPVTVHAVEALPELGRLAGGTEIARATLQSAHKWSIIVRPPAAPQAGEIELGELFRVHRGQVTGANGIWIAGDHAHDLPARVKFPSVTKAMDLIQAGAHLRTAGALRSVIDLPAELDGFTREERKRIDAFLSWARRQGAHEGYIATHRKAWWSVGLKAPAPILCTYMARRPPQFTVNTCDARHINIAHGLYPREVLAPEVMHALAAWLNGNIDTGSGRTYAGGLTKFEPKEIERLRIPTLERLLG from the coding sequence ATGATGCTGCGGACCGAACAGGATCTGGTCTCCGTGTGCCACGCACTCATCGGAGACGACAGCGGCTTGTCCGCGGCCGAGCGCCGGCTCGTGAAAGGCGTCGAGGCTGTGGATAACAAGGCCGTGCAGGCATTGCGCAGGCAGATTGCGCGCGGGGCCGATCCGCTCGGCGAGGCGTTTGCGTCGATCCGTTCCGCGGACGACCGGCGCGCGGCCGGCGCGGTCTACACGCCGCAGCCGATCGTGGACGCGATGATGGCGTGGCTGGCCACGCAGGGTACTCCCGTGCGCATCGTCGATCCGGGTGCCGGGTCCGGGCGCTTTATCCTCGCAGCCGGCCAGATGTTTCCCGGCGCCGAGCTCGTCGCGGTGGAGATGGATCCGCTCGCCGCGCTGATGCTGCGCGCGAATGCCGCCGCGCATGGCTGGGCCGGACGCGTCAGCGTGCTGGTCAAGGACTATCGCAAGGTCAAGCTGCCGCGCGTGGACGGCATGACCGCGTTTATCGGCAATCCGCCCTACGTGCGCCATCACGATATCGGCGAGGCGTGGAAGGCCTGGTATGCCGAGCGCTTTGCCTCGCTCGGGATCAAGGCCAGTGCGCTGGCCGGGCTCCATCTGCATTTTTTCCTGCAGACGCGGCTGCTCGCGCACGAGGGCGATGTCGGCGCGTTCATCACGTCGGCCGAATGGATGGACGTGAACTACGGGTCCGCGCTGCGCAAGCTGCTGATCGATGAGCTTGGCGGCACCGCGTTGCATGTGCTGGCGCCGACGATCGAGGCGTTTCCGGGTACGGCCACGACGGCCGCGATCACGTGTTTCCGTGTGGGCGAGCATGCCGAGCCCGTCACCGTGCATGCGGTCGAGGCCTTGCCGGAACTGGGGCGGCTCGCGGGCGGCACCGAGATCGCGCGGGCGACGCTGCAGTCCGCGCACAAGTGGTCGATCATCGTGCGGCCGCCGGCGGCGCCGCAGGCGGGCGAGATCGAGCTGGGCGAACTGTTTCGCGTGCATCGCGGGCAGGTGACCGGGGCCAACGGTATCTGGATCGCGGGCGATCATGCGCACGATCTGCCCGCGCGGGTCAAGTTTCCGTCCGTGACCAAGGCGATGGATCTGATTCAGGCGGGCGCGCATCTGCGGACGGCGGGCGCGCTGCGCAGCGTGATCGATCTGCCCGCGGAACTCGATGGCTTTACGCGCGAGGAGCGCAAGCGCATCGACGCGTTCCTGTCGTGGGCGCGCAGGCAAGGCGCGCACGAGGGGTATATCGCGACGCATCGCAAGGCGTGGTGGTCGGTCGGGCTCAAGGCGCCGGCGCCGATCCTCTGTACCTATATGGCGCGACGCCCGCCGCAGTTCACGGTCAATACCTGCGACGCGCGGCATATCAATATCGCGCACGGGCTGTATCCGCGCGAGGTGCTTGCGCCCGAGGTCATGCATGCGCTGGCGGCATGGCTCAATGGGAATATCGATACCGGGAGCGGTCGCACCTATGCGGGCGGGCTGACCAAGTTCGAGCCGAAGGAGATCGAGCGGCTGCGGATTCCGACGCTGGAGCGGCTGCTCGGATGA
- a CDS encoding LysE family translocator codes for MDATTLLLYTMAVSAVIATPGPTVLLALNNGATRGMRVAACGMAGAVLADLILIGTVGCGLGALLLASERLFEAIKWIGAVYLLYLAWVIWRSPTHALVAERDDASASGRAAFLRALFVALSNPKALLFVSAFLPQFVHADGPIALQYTVLALISATINLIVMTIYALGGRHAVRTFSARTLKWINRSCAGMLAFLAVGLSLYRRADLR; via the coding sequence ATGGACGCGACGACGTTGCTGCTTTACACGATGGCCGTTTCGGCGGTGATCGCCACACCGGGGCCGACCGTGCTGCTGGCCCTCAACAACGGCGCGACGCGCGGCATGCGCGTGGCCGCCTGCGGCATGGCGGGCGCCGTGCTGGCGGATCTGATCCTGATCGGGACCGTGGGCTGCGGGCTGGGCGCGCTGCTGCTGGCGTCCGAACGCCTGTTCGAGGCCATCAAGTGGATCGGCGCGGTGTATCTGCTCTATCTGGCGTGGGTCATCTGGCGTTCGCCCACGCATGCGCTCGTGGCGGAGCGCGACGACGCCTCGGCCAGCGGCCGGGCCGCGTTCCTGCGTGCGCTGTTCGTGGCGCTGTCCAACCCCAAGGCGCTGCTGTTCGTCTCGGCCTTCCTGCCGCAGTTCGTACACGCGGACGGGCCGATCGCGCTGCAATACACGGTGCTGGCACTGATCAGCGCGACGATCAACCTGATCGTGATGACGATCTACGCGCTGGGCGGCCGCCATGCGGTGCGCACGTTCTCGGCGCGGACGCTCAAATGGATCAACCGCAGCTGCGCGGGGATGCTCGCGTTCCTGGCGGTGGGCCTGAGCCTCTACCGGCGGGCCGATCTGCGGTAA
- a CDS encoding cation diffusion facilitator family transporter, whose translation MTFSPAEANPPVTDEALEVRHLAARRSTLVSVFVNIALTIVQAAIGVVAGSQALIADAAHSLSDLVSDFVVLVAGHHSRKDADLDHPYGHQRFETAASLALGALLLAVGIGMLWTAVQKIEHPEQVQPVKLVALWVAIGALIAKELLFRYMLRVAERVRSSMLVANAWHARSDAASSLVVALGIGGNLLGYHVLDPVAAIVVGLMVARMGLQFGWDALSDLMDRAADEDTVAALRQTMLETPGVLGLHDLKTRKMGDLILVDVHLEIAADLTVEQGHAIAVDARERAMRRDDVLNVMTHVDPVRR comes from the coding sequence ATGACCTTCAGTCCCGCCGAAGCCAACCCGCCCGTCACCGACGAGGCGCTGGAAGTCCGCCACCTCGCCGCACGCCGCAGCACGCTGGTCAGCGTGTTCGTGAATATCGCGCTCACCATCGTGCAGGCGGCCATCGGCGTCGTCGCGGGCTCGCAGGCGCTGATCGCCGATGCCGCGCATTCGCTGTCGGACCTCGTCTCGGATTTCGTGGTGCTGGTCGCGGGCCATCACAGCCGCAAGGACGCCGACCTCGATCACCCCTACGGCCACCAGCGGTTCGAGACCGCGGCGTCGCTGGCGCTGGGCGCGCTGCTGCTGGCCGTCGGCATCGGCATGCTATGGACGGCGGTCCAGAAGATCGAGCATCCGGAGCAGGTCCAGCCCGTCAAGCTCGTCGCATTGTGGGTGGCCATTGGCGCGCTGATCGCCAAGGAACTGCTGTTCCGCTACATGCTGCGCGTGGCCGAACGCGTGCGCTCGAGCATGCTCGTGGCCAACGCGTGGCACGCGCGCTCGGACGCGGCGTCATCGCTCGTGGTCGCGCTCGGCATTGGTGGCAACCTGCTCGGCTATCACGTGCTCGATCCCGTGGCCGCCATCGTGGTCGGCCTGATGGTGGCGCGCATGGGCCTGCAGTTCGGATGGGATGCGCTCAGCGACCTGATGGACCGCGCGGCCGACGAAGATACGGTGGCGGCCCTGCGGCAGACGATGCTCGAGACGCCCGGGGTGCTGGGCCTGCATGATCTCAAGACGCGGAAGATGGGCGACCTGATTCTCGTCGATGTCCATCTGGAGATTGCCGCCGACCTGACCGTCGAGCAGGGCCACGCGATCGCCGTGGACGCGCGCGAACGCGCAATGCGGCGCGACGACGTGCTCAATGTCATGACGCACGTCGATCCGGTCCGGCGTTAA
- a CDS encoding plasmid-related protein: protein MRIRVEKDLRDAFVQACRAHNRAAADVLRDYMRAFTERQQQGQADLFPPGDRDKT, encoded by the coding sequence ATGCGTATCAGGGTCGAGAAAGACCTGCGCGATGCGTTCGTGCAGGCCTGCCGTGCCCATAACCGCGCCGCCGCCGATGTGCTGCGGGACTACATGCGCGCGTTCACCGAAAGACAGCAGCAGGGTCAGGCAGACCTGTTTCCGCCCGGCGATCGAGACAAGACATGA
- a CDS encoding DNA-3-methyladenine glycosylase I, whose amino-acid sequence MTQSPNAERERCSWCGTIEDYCHYHDNEWGFPVDDDRRLFEKICLEGFQSGLSWLTILRKREAFRKAFANFDIRKVARFDERDVERLLGDAGIVRHRGKIEAAINNAQRALELLETEPSLAAYFWRYEPKPATRPKKITRETLAAMTTSPESIALSKDLKKRGWKFVGPTTMYALMQAMGLVNDHVEGCTTRAEALRARKAFQVPR is encoded by the coding sequence ATGACCCAATCCCCGAACGCAGAGCGCGAGCGGTGCAGCTGGTGCGGCACCATCGAGGACTACTGCCACTATCACGACAACGAATGGGGCTTTCCGGTAGACGACGACCGGCGCCTGTTCGAGAAGATCTGCCTGGAGGGCTTTCAGTCCGGCCTGAGCTGGCTGACGATCCTCCGCAAGCGCGAGGCCTTCCGCAAGGCATTCGCCAATTTCGATATCCGCAAGGTCGCGCGCTTCGACGAGCGCGACGTCGAGCGCCTGCTCGGCGATGCCGGCATCGTGCGGCATCGCGGCAAGATCGAGGCCGCCATCAACAATGCCCAGCGCGCGCTGGAGCTGCTGGAGACCGAACCTTCCCTCGCCGCGTACTTCTGGCGCTATGAGCCCAAGCCCGCGACCCGCCCGAAGAAGATCACGCGCGAGACGCTGGCCGCGATGACCACGTCGCCCGAATCCATCGCGCTGTCCAAGGACCTCAAGAAGCGTGGCTGGAAGTTTGTCGGGCCGACGACCATGTATGCGCTGATGCAGGCCATGGGACTCGTCAACGATCACGTGGAAGGCTGCACGACGCGCGCGGAAGCGTTGCGCGCGCGCAAGGCATTCCAGGTGCCCCGCTAG
- a CDS encoding CPBP family intramembrane glutamic endopeptidase, giving the protein MHDKNTPDRPSSPDGLRPISLQWGFALTFVAWFAEVLLTILLRPTLQRHGIQPIAAGGVIRVICYGGVFSWMLHASQMTYRQLLHPSRASVGATVGLLALPILMMVPMIVLLDAAVNWVLMQVLPMSAEESNWLEHGLTSGIGSWVLVCAIAPMVEEMFFRGILLRGMLKRYPPADAIVYSAFVFGFAHLNVYQFVIAFLMGLFAAALYRRTQSLWPGILLHAGLNTAVMIWANLGSQVSGAAAAWPPVWVCAVFAAAGIVGAWMLRRILWSAPWGGEMSPDADPTPPAA; this is encoded by the coding sequence ATGCATGACAAGAACACACCGGATCGTCCTTCCTCGCCGGACGGCCTCCGTCCGATCTCCCTGCAATGGGGATTCGCGCTGACGTTCGTCGCCTGGTTCGCGGAAGTCCTGCTGACGATCCTGCTGCGGCCCACGCTGCAGCGTCATGGCATCCAGCCGATCGCCGCCGGCGGCGTGATTCGCGTGATCTGCTATGGCGGCGTGTTCTCGTGGATGCTGCATGCCAGCCAGATGACGTACCGACAGCTGTTGCACCCGAGCCGGGCGAGCGTAGGCGCCACCGTGGGCCTGCTGGCGCTGCCGATCCTGATGATGGTGCCGATGATCGTTTTGCTCGATGCGGCGGTCAACTGGGTCCTGATGCAGGTGCTGCCGATGTCCGCGGAAGAGTCGAACTGGCTCGAACACGGCCTCACGAGCGGTATCGGCAGCTGGGTGCTGGTCTGTGCCATCGCGCCGATGGTCGAGGAAATGTTCTTCCGCGGCATTCTGCTGCGCGGCATGCTCAAGCGCTATCCGCCAGCCGATGCGATCGTCTACTCGGCGTTCGTGTTCGGCTTCGCTCACCTCAACGTCTACCAGTTCGTTATCGCATTCCTGATGGGACTGTTTGCCGCCGCGCTCTATCGGCGCACGCAGTCGCTCTGGCCCGGCATCCTGCTCCACGCCGGACTCAATACCGCCGTGATGATCTGGGCCAATCTCGGCAGCCAGGTATCCGGCGCCGCGGCGGCATGGCCGCCCGTATGGGTCTGCGCGGTGTTCGCCGCGGCCGGCATCGTGGGCGCGTGGATGCTGCGACGGATCCTGTGGTCCGCGCCATGGGGCGGAGAGATGTCGCCAGACGCGGATCCGACGCCGCCGGCCGCCTGA
- a CDS encoding DODA-type extradiol aromatic ring-opening family dioxygenase, producing MLPAIYVSHGSPMLAIDPGPTGTAFDALGERLRALAPKGIVVISAHWIYSTLAVSTRERQEAWHDFGGFPRELYALRYDAPGSPALAARVKQALESAKVPGISYVAEDNDRPLDHGAWMPLRYFFPDADVPVIQLALNPYLPPSRQIEIGRALAPLREEGYLIMASGSFTHNLQEVFGNGRPVQHGTDVAPYVDAFRGWMRSALDEALATGDTSRIADYREQAPYARRAHPTDEHLLPFYVALGAALGPAPDDADGSAHVDRVADDVTYGVLAMDTFVFEGIGAGAQAPLAEGAAVR from the coding sequence ATGCTTCCCGCCATTTATGTTTCGCACGGTTCCCCCATGCTGGCGATCGACCCGGGTCCGACGGGCACCGCGTTCGACGCGCTCGGCGAGCGCCTGCGCGCGCTCGCGCCCAAGGGCATCGTAGTCATCTCCGCGCACTGGATCTACAGCACGCTGGCCGTCAGTACGCGCGAGCGCCAGGAGGCGTGGCACGACTTCGGCGGCTTCCCGCGCGAACTCTACGCGCTGCGCTACGACGCGCCGGGCTCCCCCGCGCTGGCCGCCCGCGTCAAGCAGGCGCTGGAAAGCGCAAAGGTGCCGGGCATCAGCTACGTGGCCGAGGACAACGACCGGCCGCTCGACCACGGCGCGTGGATGCCGCTGCGGTATTTCTTCCCCGATGCCGACGTGCCCGTGATCCAGCTGGCGCTGAACCCGTACCTGCCGCCCTCGCGCCAGATCGAGATCGGCCGCGCGCTGGCGCCGCTGCGCGAGGAGGGTTACCTGATCATGGCGTCGGGCAGCTTCACGCATAACCTGCAGGAAGTGTTCGGCAACGGCCGGCCCGTGCAGCACGGCACCGACGTGGCCCCCTATGTGGACGCGTTCCGCGGCTGGATGCGGTCCGCCCTCGACGAGGCGCTCGCCACCGGCGACACCAGCCGTATTGCCGACTATCGCGAGCAGGCGCCCTATGCGCGCCGCGCGCACCCGACCGACGAGCATCTGCTGCCGTTCTACGTGGCGCTCGGTGCGGCGCTGGGTCCGGCGCCGGACGATGCCGACGGCAGTGCCCATGTCGACCGCGTGGCCGACGACGTCACCTACGGCGTGCTGGCGATGGACACCTTCGTGTTCGAGGGCATCGGTGCCGGCGCTCAGGCGCCGCTGGCCGAGGGCGCCGCGGTCAGGTAA
- a CDS encoding MFS transporter — protein MQATATQHSLPSAAKRRRTILAATIGNGLEWFDFTVYSFFAVIISRLFFPTGDDITSFLLTVATFGVGFVMRPVGAIVLGVYADRVGRKAALTLTILLMALGTAIIGFAPTYASIGPWAPALIVLARLIQGFSAGGEVGGATAFLIEHAPDSERGAYASWQQASQGISFMLGAAMGALVINGLEPAQVDAWGWRIPFLFGLLIAPVGMYIRSQLEEPPEFEARQAERAASKVKFSPLSQVLREHPREVVAGLGVTVLWTVCTYVLVFYMPSYAKQQLGLPLGATFESTAICGAIILVLCPLMGMLSDRVGRKRMLGTVALLIGVLAYPLFHWLNVSPTTSTLLQVQIVLGILLAAFTGPAPAVLAEQFPTDVRSTGLSLAYNFAVTIFGGFSPLIVTWLIQSSGDKHAPAYYAIAAAALSFVALLFMHDRTGKPIA, from the coding sequence ATGCAAGCCACTGCCACGCAACATTCCCTTCCTTCCGCCGCCAAACGACGACGAACCATCCTCGCCGCGACCATCGGCAACGGTCTCGAATGGTTCGACTTCACGGTCTACAGCTTCTTCGCGGTCATCATCTCGCGGCTGTTCTTCCCTACCGGCGATGACATCACGTCGTTCCTGCTGACGGTGGCGACCTTCGGCGTCGGCTTCGTCATGCGCCCCGTCGGCGCGATCGTGCTCGGTGTCTACGCCGATCGCGTGGGCCGCAAGGCGGCACTGACGCTGACCATCCTGCTGATGGCGCTGGGCACAGCCATCATCGGCTTCGCGCCGACCTACGCCTCCATCGGCCCGTGGGCGCCCGCGCTGATCGTGCTGGCCCGCCTGATCCAGGGCTTCTCGGCCGGCGGCGAAGTCGGCGGCGCCACGGCGTTCCTGATCGAACACGCGCCCGACAGCGAGCGCGGGGCCTATGCGAGCTGGCAGCAGGCCAGCCAGGGCATCTCGTTCATGCTCGGTGCCGCGATGGGTGCGCTGGTCATCAACGGACTGGAACCGGCACAGGTGGATGCCTGGGGCTGGCGCATTCCGTTCCTGTTCGGCCTGCTGATCGCGCCGGTCGGCATGTATATCCGCTCGCAACTGGAAGAGCCGCCCGAGTTCGAGGCGCGCCAGGCCGAGCGTGCGGCCTCCAAGGTCAAGTTCTCGCCGCTGTCGCAGGTGCTGCGCGAGCATCCGCGTGAAGTGGTCGCGGGCCTGGGCGTGACCGTGCTGTGGACCGTCTGCACGTACGTGCTGGTGTTCTACATGCCGTCGTACGCCAAGCAGCAGCTCGGTCTGCCGCTGGGCGCGACGTTCGAATCGACGGCCATCTGCGGCGCGATCATCCTCGTGCTGTGCCCGCTCATGGGCATGCTGTCGGACCGCGTGGGCCGCAAGCGCATGCTCGGCACCGTGGCGCTCCTGATCGGCGTGCTCGCGTACCCGCTGTTCCACTGGCTCAACGTGTCACCGACCACGAGCACGCTGCTGCAGGTGCAGATCGTGCTCGGCATCCTGCTTGCCGCCTTCACGGGTCCGGCACCGGCCGTGCTGGCCGAGCAGTTCCCGACCGACGTGCGTTCCACGGGCCTGTCGCTCGCATACAACTTCGCGGTCACGATCTTCGGCGGCTTCTCGCCGCTGATCGTCACGTGGCTGATCCAGTCGAGCGGCGACAAGCATGCACCCGCCTACTACGCGATTGCCGCGGCGGCGCTGAGCTTCGTCGCGCTGCTGTTCATGCACGATCGTACCGGCAAGCCGATTGCCTGA